The region AGCTTGGCATTCTGCTCATTATCCCGACTCTGAATTACGAAGGTGAGGTCGCCTCGTCCCTGGTTGTACAGCTTTAATTCTTCTTTGGTTTTCTCTTTCGAAGAGTTTATCTGTTCTACATTAAGCTGAAGCACTTTCTCCATCTCGGTCATTTGAGTATGGAGGTTTGAGACTATGGATGTCAATCCG is a window of Candidatus Neomarinimicrobiota bacterium DNA encoding:
- a CDS encoding TolC family protein, with the translated sequence ALQFSVPLGNNSAKSNINRTDVQISQLRSQVKEVVIGLTSIVSNLHTQMTEMEKVLQLNVEQINSSKEKTKEELKLYNQGRGDLTFVIQSRDNEQNAKLLYAVNAFTYHTLFIQYRSLTDQLL